One genomic segment of Pseudoalteromonas sp. GCY includes these proteins:
- a CDS encoding phospholipase, with protein MKKYLLPLALVVAAGQSYAFSQETHKRIVIDAVNYMAQNPTTTQYAKLQAYAQANGMSVSALANLLGQAAYDVDDFEDTFFCGAITGDCVQAPLWGAAESIVKYTSYWHFQNHTQGADTHGNDFGGYNYQKLTVWGSVDTMAATWLKGDYLDDGHGGETGWFSADDTEYDSYGITEKHYRIDSHSTYSMYDDFEEMPFQPIDNLGQYWYQSYVQSGNPQVLGFVFHTTDLLQPHHTWTTSDLNHAGWESWVKDYYDQESLNDFTLVKQAMNSFSAVDTNSTDIRPLLTQGGAFSYSQGGIVLNSEDHYDRVNTGKQVIPHAIAMVVHLLNHAMDVR; from the coding sequence ATGAAAAAATATTTACTCCCTTTGGCGCTAGTAGTCGCAGCAGGTCAAAGCTACGCATTTAGTCAAGAAACGCATAAGCGTATCGTAATCGACGCTGTAAACTACATGGCGCAAAACCCGACAACAACACAATATGCAAAGCTACAAGCCTACGCACAAGCTAACGGTATGTCTGTATCTGCGCTTGCCAACTTACTAGGTCAAGCGGCTTATGACGTCGATGATTTTGAAGATACGTTTTTTTGTGGCGCCATTACGGGTGATTGTGTACAGGCACCTCTTTGGGGTGCTGCTGAAAGCATCGTGAAATACACCAGTTACTGGCACTTCCAAAACCATACTCAAGGAGCTGATACTCACGGCAATGACTTCGGTGGTTATAATTATCAAAAGCTAACCGTATGGGGCTCTGTCGATACGATGGCGGCTACTTGGCTAAAAGGTGACTATTTAGACGATGGTCATGGCGGCGAAACTGGATGGTTCAGTGCAGATGACACTGAATACGATAGTTATGGGATCACAGAAAAACACTATCGTATTGATAGCCACTCAACGTACAGCATGTATGATGATTTTGAAGAAATGCCTTTTCAACCGATTGACAACTTAGGTCAGTATTGGTACCAAAGTTATGTGCAAAGCGGAAACCCACAGGTACTCGGTTTTGTATTTCACACCACGGATTTACTTCAACCACACCATACTTGGACAACATCAGATCTGAATCATGCTGGCTGGGAGTCTTGGGTGAAAGACTATTATGATCAAGAATCATTAAATGACTTTACTTTGGTCAAGCAAGCAATGAATAGTTTTAGTGCAGTTGATACCAACTCAACAGACATCCGCCCACTACTAACGCAAGGCGGCGCTTTCTCCTACTCACAAGGTGGTATCGTATTGAATTCTGAGGATCATTACGACCGCGTAAATACAGGAAAACAAGTGATCCCACATGCGATAGCTATGGTGGTTCACTTACTTAATCACGCGATGGACGTGAGATAA
- a CDS encoding DUF3019 domain-containing protein — MSSKLITWTVLFLGILLSHQLRAEETNSVGILHAVPSKCVALNQGRTCYADVKVTVNAPTEGDYCIRESLSKKILQCWAKADTFKYELDFSSDESLSYELISKQSRDVLAVTTIEVNWVHKVKTKKRRWRLF; from the coding sequence ATGTCTTCTAAATTAATCACATGGACAGTGTTGTTTCTGGGGATTTTGTTGAGCCACCAGCTCCGCGCCGAAGAAACTAACTCAGTGGGAATACTTCATGCTGTACCGAGCAAGTGTGTTGCCCTGAACCAAGGGAGGACTTGCTATGCGGACGTCAAAGTAACGGTAAATGCACCGACAGAGGGGGACTATTGCATTCGGGAGAGCTTGTCGAAAAAGATCCTCCAGTGTTGGGCCAAAGCGGATACCTTTAAATATGAGTTAGACTTTAGCTCTGATGAAAGTTTGAGTTATGAGCTTATCTCAAAGCAGTCTCGAGATGTGCTAGCAGTGACTACTATTGAGGTGAATTGGGTTCATAAAGTAAAAACCAAAAAAAGGCGTTGGCGCCTCTTTTAA
- a CDS encoding MipA/OmpV family protein: MKKLLIIISLLLPFYGICEEQSDELDDEFAWQLSVGAFYVDMTMPALIGTDSTFKHGTFLVDAKIEYKSFYLNTHSGDFFGGSDVGYQIINNGEWGIDAIYGSYMLPFSERGYYDTDDVVPELRGIRKRDQDNSLGFSYYRHVGEFLAVAEIVYDVFGDTNGWVFHLEATRNFELRNWDLWLNFGANYYSSNFHNYFYGVSEDEVNDYLTPYKPGASASAFAQMQLNYPIAEDWVFSAGASWLVGSQDTLDSPLVRSRHARVFFTGVKYVF; the protein is encoded by the coding sequence ATGAAAAAACTACTTATAATAATCAGTTTATTGTTACCGTTTTATGGAATTTGCGAAGAACAAAGTGACGAACTTGATGACGAGTTTGCTTGGCAGCTGAGTGTTGGTGCCTTTTATGTTGATATGACAATGCCAGCTTTGATTGGGACGGACTCGACATTCAAACATGGTACTTTTCTAGTCGATGCAAAAATAGAATATAAAAGTTTTTACTTGAATACCCACTCAGGAGATTTCTTTGGTGGCTCGGATGTTGGTTACCAAATTATCAACAATGGTGAATGGGGAATTGATGCCATTTATGGTAGTTATATGTTGCCTTTTTCTGAACGTGGTTACTACGATACCGACGATGTGGTACCTGAGCTAAGAGGCATTCGTAAACGCGATCAAGATAATTCTTTAGGCTTTTCCTATTATCGCCATGTCGGTGAATTTCTTGCCGTTGCTGAAATAGTCTACGATGTTTTTGGTGACACAAACGGTTGGGTTTTTCACCTCGAAGCGACACGTAACTTTGAATTGAGGAACTGGGATTTATGGCTTAACTTTGGCGCTAACTATTATTCTAGTAATTTTCATAATTACTTTTATGGTGTTTCAGAGGATGAAGTCAATGACTATTTGACTCCCTATAAACCCGGTGCTTCGGCCTCGGCGTTCGCACAAATGCAACTAAATTATCCAATTGCAGAAGATTGGGTGTTTAGCGCAGGCGCATCATGGTTAGTTGGTTCTCAAGATACGTTAGATAGCCCCTTAGTTCGCTCTCGTCACGCCAGAGTATTCTTTACTGGGGTAAAATATGTCTTCTAA
- a CDS encoding cryptochrome/photolyase family protein, which yields MAQQKPQYKGLRLILGDQLNAKHSWFADDKAEYLYLIAELKQEANYTKHHIQKVCAFFKAMENFALALDKAGFHVLHLTLDETQDYSDLPALIAHLCDKYQVSSFDYQRPDEYRLLKQMMELTLDYLKVRCYDTEHFLVPYEELDDYLTPGKHTTMEFFYRKLRRRFNVLMDDGEPLGKQWNFDSQNRNKLKQKDIDAIPQPLCFANDVSDILKRIKRHKVKTIGNSEESLLWPTTRAQAQDLLAFFCEHLLPSFGQFQDAMTCKSVDKWTLYHSRLSFALNAKMLHPKHVIDSAIAAYQDNSQIDIAQVEGFVRQILGWREYIRAVYWLNMPDYRNKNYLLAQRNLPSYFWHGKTKMRCLSEAITQSLDYAYAHHIQRLMVTGNFCLLTGIHPDQVDEWYLGIYIDAIEWVEMPNTRGMTQFADHGIVATKPYAASGNYMQKMSDYCQHCHYDVKQKSSDDACPLNSLYWHFMHRHEDKFANNHRIGMIYRNWQKQDEKTRKEVLTRAQWCLDNIEQL from the coding sequence ATGGCACAACAAAAGCCTCAATATAAAGGCCTCAGATTAATTCTCGGTGACCAACTCAACGCCAAACATAGTTGGTTTGCTGACGATAAAGCAGAGTATCTTTATCTGATAGCAGAACTCAAGCAAGAGGCCAACTACACCAAACACCACATACAAAAGGTATGTGCGTTCTTCAAAGCCATGGAGAATTTTGCCCTCGCGCTGGATAAAGCGGGATTCCATGTGCTACATCTCACCCTCGATGAGACTCAGGACTATTCGGATCTCCCCGCTTTAATTGCTCATTTATGTGATAAATATCAGGTGTCTAGTTTTGACTATCAAAGACCGGATGAATATCGCTTACTGAAGCAAATGATGGAATTAACACTCGACTATTTAAAGGTTCGTTGCTATGACACTGAGCATTTTTTAGTCCCTTATGAAGAGCTGGATGACTACTTAACGCCAGGAAAACACACCACAATGGAGTTTTTCTATCGCAAACTCAGGCGCCGCTTTAATGTATTAATGGATGACGGTGAGCCGCTTGGCAAGCAATGGAATTTCGATAGTCAAAACCGTAACAAGCTCAAGCAAAAAGACATCGACGCTATCCCACAACCGCTTTGTTTTGCCAACGATGTTAGTGACATTTTAAAGCGGATTAAGCGGCATAAAGTAAAGACCATTGGCAACAGTGAAGAATCATTGCTGTGGCCGACTACCCGTGCACAAGCTCAAGATCTTTTGGCCTTTTTCTGTGAACACCTATTGCCTTCATTTGGTCAATTTCAAGATGCAATGACCTGTAAAAGTGTCGATAAATGGACACTGTATCACTCACGACTCTCTTTTGCGCTCAATGCAAAAATGCTTCACCCCAAACACGTTATCGACAGTGCTATCGCAGCATACCAAGACAACTCACAAATTGATATTGCGCAGGTTGAGGGGTTTGTTAGGCAAATATTGGGCTGGCGAGAGTATATCCGCGCTGTTTATTGGCTCAATATGCCTGACTACCGCAATAAAAATTACTTGCTTGCTCAGCGTAATCTACCAAGCTATTTTTGGCATGGAAAAACGAAGATGCGCTGCCTCAGTGAAGCCATCACCCAAAGCCTAGATTACGCCTACGCTCACCACATTCAAAGATTAATGGTCACGGGAAACTTTTGCCTGTTGACCGGAATTCACCCAGATCAAGTGGATGAATGGTATTTAGGTATATACATCGACGCCATTGAATGGGTAGAAATGCCGAACACCAGAGGCATGACACAATTTGCTGATCACGGCATAGTAGCAACAAAACCCTACGCCGCAAGCGGTAACTACATGCAAAAAATGAGTGATTATTGTCAGCATTGTCACTACGACGTCAAACAAAAATCTAGTGATGATGCCTGCCCACTAAACAGCCTCTATTGGCATTTTATGCACCGCCATGAGGATAAGTTTGCCAATAACCACCGTATTGGCATGATCTATCGAAATTGGCAAAAACAAGATGAGAAAACACGCAAGGAAGTGCTCACAAGGGCACAATGGTGCTTAGATAACATTGAGCAACTTTAG
- a CDS encoding peptidyl-prolyl cis-trans isomerase has translation MRFVLLLLVSSFCLPSFASPSLPKGLTPLVHQLYLEQGRTLSKKQTTAQLLENQFLLFQAKQLNPSILERQSNVGFSTRYHVDKFLASSLLHWFPALSQLEKKHYPLVFDKDQVLSLLGKYPADGQYPAEQLLKWQQLQLTKSAPLTLAQVLHSQSMQNRFKLHQGELALLQAIVNQHLNQQALFTAAKPYVAKQGLTIEQLRQVVTAELLRPSMLAFLGVKEEMHGATSQYVDTLRSEIPESAIAKYYERHKKRFKYIKQVSASAAKFPEQKAAQQFNDYATAHSWQQAIAKYTPILIWQAQLTPLTRQSTPKWETQLAFSNQQGKITPSIRTPSGEWLVLYSQSPVYDYYDVKSETVRYQALRALTQEFAQNKFERDYMAWKAANSGVVI, from the coding sequence ATGCGATTTGTTTTACTTCTCTTGGTAAGCAGTTTTTGCTTACCAAGCTTTGCCTCACCAAGTCTACCTAAAGGCCTGACGCCTTTAGTTCATCAACTCTACCTTGAGCAAGGCCGAACACTATCTAAAAAGCAAACTACAGCGCAGTTACTTGAAAACCAGTTTTTACTATTCCAAGCGAAGCAACTTAACCCAAGTATTTTGGAGCGCCAATCTAACGTTGGTTTCAGCACCCGATATCACGTCGATAAATTTCTCGCAAGCTCACTCTTACATTGGTTCCCAGCACTTTCTCAGCTTGAAAAAAAGCACTACCCTTTGGTATTTGATAAGGATCAGGTGCTGTCGTTACTAGGAAAGTACCCCGCTGACGGGCAATACCCTGCTGAGCAATTACTCAAGTGGCAACAGCTGCAACTAACAAAATCAGCGCCACTGACACTTGCTCAAGTATTACATAGCCAATCAATGCAAAACCGCTTTAAACTTCACCAGGGGGAACTCGCGTTACTGCAAGCTATTGTCAATCAACATCTCAATCAACAGGCGCTATTTACCGCCGCAAAACCTTATGTTGCTAAGCAAGGTCTGACAATAGAACAGTTACGACAAGTGGTAACCGCAGAACTATTGAGGCCGAGCATGTTGGCATTTCTTGGTGTTAAGGAAGAGATGCATGGTGCAACGAGCCAGTATGTTGATACCCTGAGAAGTGAAATTCCAGAAAGTGCTATCGCGAAGTATTATGAGCGTCATAAGAAGCGGTTTAAATACATCAAGCAAGTCAGTGCGAGCGCAGCGAAATTTCCCGAACAAAAAGCCGCACAGCAATTTAATGATTATGCAACTGCACACTCATGGCAACAAGCCATCGCTAAATATACCCCGATATTAATATGGCAGGCCCAACTCACTCCGCTGACGCGCCAAAGCACGCCGAAATGGGAAACACAGCTGGCGTTTAGTAATCAACAAGGCAAGATAACACCTAGTATTCGCACGCCAAGTGGCGAATGGCTGGTATTGTATAGTCAGTCACCGGTATATGATTACTACGATGTGAAAAGTGAAACAGTACGCTACCAAGCACTGCGGGCACTTACCCAAGAGTTTGCCCAGAACAAATTCGAGCGAGATTATATGGCTTGGAAAGCGGCAAACAGCGGAGTAGTAATATGA